From Citricoccus sp. SGAir0253, a single genomic window includes:
- a CDS encoding GDSL-type esterase/lipase family protein, translated as MIRTVVRSAAALAASVAVAGAALTPATAAQPSYDVVNLGDSFSAGIGAGYPAPAEDVPGCYQGTGTSAAEKLGSTGRLDLLLDASCSGATTTQIAAIAQYPTVDAALDEAELVTLTLGGNDVGWTQVLLACSTLGDPALCDALLAQVPARIAAAAASAGETIRLIDANTDGTIVVLGYPHLFDGGADTAFLSAERIAQLNAATDALNAALRAAAEANGAIFVDVTDRFAGHGADSTDPWIYFNPANLQDPNNLHPNQLGYLYGYYPALRSALSQGQLAR; from the coding sequence ATGATCCGCACCGTTGTCCGCTCCGCCGCCGCCCTGGCGGCCTCCGTCGCCGTCGCGGGGGCCGCCCTCACGCCCGCCACCGCCGCCCAGCCCTCCTACGACGTCGTCAACCTCGGCGACTCCTTCTCGGCCGGCATCGGCGCCGGCTATCCCGCCCCGGCGGAGGACGTGCCGGGGTGCTACCAGGGCACCGGGACGAGCGCCGCCGAGAAGCTGGGGTCGACCGGGCGACTGGACCTCCTGCTGGACGCCTCGTGCTCCGGCGCCACCACCACGCAGATCGCGGCCATCGCGCAGTACCCCACCGTGGACGCCGCGCTCGACGAGGCCGAGCTGGTCACCCTGACCCTCGGCGGCAACGATGTCGGCTGGACCCAGGTCCTCCTCGCCTGCAGCACCCTCGGCGACCCGGCGCTCTGCGATGCCCTGCTGGCCCAGGTCCCGGCCCGGATCGCCGCTGCCGCGGCCAGCGCCGGGGAGACCATCCGGCTCATCGACGCCAACACCGACGGCACGATCGTGGTGCTGGGCTACCCCCACCTGTTCGACGGCGGCGCGGACACCGCGTTCCTCTCCGCCGAGCGGATCGCCCAGCTCAACGCGGCGACCGACGCGCTCAACGCCGCGCTGCGGGCCGCCGCCGAGGCCAACGGCGCGATCTTCGTGGACGTCACCGACCGCTTCGCCGGCCACGGCGCGGACTCCACGGACCCGTGGATCTACTTCAACCCCGCCAACCTGCAGGACCCGAACAACCTGCACCCGAACCAGCTCGGCTACCTGTACGGCTACTACCCGGCGCTGCGCAGCGCCCTCAGCCAGGGGCAGCTGGCCCGCTGA
- a CDS encoding LysR substrate-binding domain-containing protein gives MGGLVLDVRRLVLLRELSIRGTMTAVARAMNLAPSSVSEQLALLERETRTRLLRRAGRTVQLTDAGRALVERTEPILDALEEAEAALASAGEELSGRVTLAVFQSAALTVLPPVLTLLRARQPGLRLEVVQYEPEAALHETWARDVDVVVAEQYPGHAAPHWPGLDRRPLLRDELQLVVPAGLDLGEGGECGASGAGPEGGAGPQLRRLLEDRPLPWVMEPRGTATRHWAEQVCRSTGHEPDVRYVSADLQVHLALVASGNAVALLPGLMLVDAPARLRRIPLDGRPLRTVFTSVRSSSARSPAVVAVRSALEEVAAGLGLEAGRDGPAEASGADGPPPAQGQVPVGGRTAGGA, from the coding sequence ATGGGAGGCCTTGTGCTGGACGTGCGACGACTGGTCCTGCTGCGCGAACTGTCCATCCGCGGCACCATGACCGCGGTGGCCCGGGCCATGAACCTCGCGCCGTCCTCCGTCTCCGAGCAACTGGCCCTGCTGGAGCGCGAGACCCGCACGCGGCTGCTGCGCCGGGCCGGGCGCACCGTGCAGCTCACCGATGCCGGACGGGCCCTGGTGGAGCGCACCGAGCCGATCCTCGACGCCCTCGAGGAGGCCGAGGCGGCCCTGGCCTCCGCGGGCGAGGAGCTCAGCGGACGGGTCACCCTGGCGGTCTTCCAGTCCGCCGCGCTCACCGTGCTGCCGCCCGTGCTGACCCTCCTGCGGGCGCGCCAGCCGGGGCTGCGCCTGGAGGTGGTGCAGTACGAGCCCGAGGCGGCGCTGCACGAGACATGGGCGCGGGACGTGGACGTGGTGGTCGCCGAGCAGTACCCCGGGCACGCCGCCCCGCACTGGCCCGGCCTCGACCGCCGGCCGCTGCTGCGCGACGAGCTGCAGCTGGTCGTCCCGGCGGGGCTGGACCTCGGCGAGGGGGGCGAGTGCGGTGCGAGCGGGGCGGGCCCGGAGGGCGGGGCGGGCCCGCAGCTGCGCCGGCTGCTCGAGGACCGTCCGCTGCCGTGGGTGATGGAGCCGCGGGGCACCGCCACCCGGCACTGGGCCGAGCAGGTGTGCCGGTCCACCGGCCACGAGCCGGACGTGCGCTACGTGTCCGCCGACCTCCAGGTCCACCTCGCCCTCGTCGCCTCCGGCAACGCGGTCGCCCTGCTGCCCGGGCTGATGCTGGTGGACGCCCCCGCCCGCCTCCGGCGCATCCCGCTGGACGGCCGGCCGCTGCGCACGGTCTTCACCTCCGTCCGGTCCTCCTCCGCCCGGTCCCCGGCCGTCGTCGCCGTCCGCTCGGCCCTCGAGGAGGTGGCCGCGGGCCTCGGGCTCGAGGCCGGTCGGGACGGTCCTGCGGAGGCCAGCGGTGCCGATGGCCCTCCTCCGGCCCAGGGGCAGGTCCCCGTGGGGGGCCGGACGGCGGGCGGCGCGTGA
- a CDS encoding bifunctional proline dehydrogenase/L-glutamate gamma-semialdehyde dehydrogenase, translated as MSTHTTHSVIPDPAPLRDLAPAAVEQVRAWLREARNHPATFSARQLAGVLKDPAGLDFTVGFVDRVVRPEDPAIAARALSDLAPRTPPFLPWPMRAAMGAGGRLAPAVPGLAVPAARTVLRELVSHLIVDASEDKLGPAIARLRDPGTRLNINLLGEAILGRAEAERRMAGIRTLIERDDVDYVSVKVSAATAPHAAWAFDEAVEEITESLRPLYELAAAQHGQPGHPGPTFINLDMEEYHDLDLTLAVFMRLMDTPSLRGLPAGIVLQAYLPDALDAMVRLQEFAAHRVAAGGAPIKVRVVKGANLPMEHVQSSLTGWPAATYGSKQATDTNYKRVLNYALTPEHVRNVRIGVAGHNLFDIALAWLLVRDRGLSTSPQGERAADVEFEMLLGMATGQAEAVKKDVGSLLLYTPVVHPHEFDVAIAYLVRRLEEGASQENFMSAVFELDSDPALFAREEARFLASVADVDTTVPTPARTQDRRAGVPGPVPEPVDGFANTPDTDPSLAANREWARRITAAIPGSRLGVDEVAAARLGSPQEVRDAVGTAAAAGERWRTLSGAERERVLRAVADELEARRAELLEVAAAETGKTLDQGDPEVSEAVDFARYYGRLARGLDEVPGARFEPSRLVVVIPPWNFPVAIPTGGVLAGLAAGAPVVFKPAAPSARTGAVVHRAVVEGLRSGLTGLGWDAREAADVAGSLVRFVTIDRQDEATLGRELISHPDVERVILTGSYETARRFRSFRPDLPLLAETSGKNAIIVTPSADLDLAARDVVHSAFGHAGQKCSASSLVVLVGSVATSRRFHRQLLDAAASLTVGYPEDPRSQVGPVIQVPGEKLERGLTQLGPGEHWALQPQPLDETGRLWSPGIRAGVRPGSDAHLTEYFGPVLGVMTAGSLEEAVELVNAVDYGLTSGLHSLEDEEIDYWLEHVHAGNLYVNRGITGAIVRRQPFGGWKRSAVGAGTKAGGPHYLHGLGTWVDAPETSAGERAVSSGEPDAAAVTASGSPSGTPAGAPSTGAAEGDLPARLLAAVAEDLDDRELAWLERAVALDAAAWEERFGVARDVSGLMAERNLLRYRPVPVLIRWESGPLVHLLRVLAAGLRAGGPVTLSTPEPLAAEALDVLVEEGAPVDVQVESAAAFHSRARQLADVPPSAEGGGDPRVRLVLDWGGAGAGAGRAGGAEEADELASGAARAAVVALHEAVDGSPDLAVYAGPVVSAADVELLPFVHEQAVSITAHRFGTPDGLTDHLL; from the coding sequence ATGAGCACCCACACGACGCACTCGGTGATCCCCGACCCGGCCCCGCTGCGGGACCTCGCCCCGGCCGCCGTCGAGCAGGTCCGCGCCTGGCTGCGCGAGGCCCGGAACCATCCCGCCACCTTCTCCGCCCGCCAGCTGGCCGGCGTGCTGAAGGACCCGGCGGGACTGGACTTCACCGTCGGGTTCGTGGACCGCGTGGTCCGCCCTGAGGACCCGGCGATCGCCGCCCGGGCGCTGAGCGACCTCGCCCCGCGGACCCCGCCGTTCCTGCCGTGGCCCATGCGCGCGGCGATGGGCGCCGGCGGCCGGCTCGCCCCCGCCGTGCCCGGCCTGGCCGTCCCCGCGGCCCGGACGGTGCTGCGCGAACTGGTCTCCCACCTCATCGTGGACGCCTCGGAGGACAAGCTCGGCCCGGCCATCGCCCGGCTGCGCGACCCCGGCACCCGGCTGAACATCAACCTGCTCGGCGAGGCCATCCTGGGCCGGGCCGAGGCCGAGCGGCGCATGGCCGGGATCCGCACGCTCATCGAGCGCGACGACGTGGACTACGTCTCCGTCAAGGTCTCCGCCGCCACCGCCCCCCACGCCGCGTGGGCGTTCGACGAGGCCGTCGAGGAGATCACCGAGTCCCTGCGCCCGCTCTACGAGCTCGCCGCCGCGCAGCACGGCCAGCCCGGGCACCCCGGCCCCACCTTCATCAACCTGGACATGGAGGAGTACCACGACCTGGACCTGACCCTGGCCGTGTTCATGCGCCTCATGGACACCCCGTCCCTGCGGGGGCTGCCGGCCGGGATCGTGCTCCAGGCCTACCTGCCGGACGCCCTGGACGCCATGGTCCGGCTGCAGGAGTTCGCCGCGCACCGCGTGGCGGCGGGCGGCGCCCCGATCAAGGTCCGGGTGGTCAAGGGCGCCAACCTGCCCATGGAGCACGTCCAGTCCTCGCTCACCGGTTGGCCCGCCGCCACCTACGGCTCCAAGCAGGCCACGGACACGAACTACAAGCGCGTGCTGAACTACGCGCTGACCCCCGAGCACGTGCGCAACGTGCGCATCGGCGTGGCGGGGCACAACCTCTTCGACATCGCCCTGGCCTGGCTGCTCGTCCGGGACCGGGGGCTCAGCACGTCGCCGCAGGGGGAGCGCGCGGCGGACGTCGAGTTCGAGATGCTCCTGGGCATGGCCACCGGCCAGGCCGAGGCCGTCAAGAAGGACGTCGGCTCGCTGCTGCTCTACACGCCCGTGGTGCACCCGCACGAGTTCGACGTGGCCATCGCCTACCTGGTCCGCCGGCTCGAGGAGGGCGCCAGCCAGGAGAACTTCATGTCCGCCGTCTTCGAACTGGACTCCGATCCCGCGCTCTTCGCCCGCGAGGAGGCGCGCTTCCTCGCCTCCGTGGCGGACGTGGACACCACGGTCCCGACGCCGGCCCGCACCCAGGACCGGCGGGCGGGGGTCCCCGGACCGGTCCCGGAGCCCGTGGACGGCTTCGCGAACACCCCCGACACCGACCCCTCCCTGGCCGCGAACCGCGAGTGGGCCCGGCGGATCACCGCCGCGATCCCCGGCTCCCGGCTCGGGGTGGACGAGGTGGCCGCCGCGCGGCTGGGCAGCCCGCAGGAGGTACGCGACGCCGTCGGGACCGCCGCGGCCGCCGGGGAGCGCTGGCGCACCCTGTCCGGGGCCGAGCGCGAGCGCGTGCTGCGGGCGGTGGCGGACGAGCTCGAGGCCCGGCGCGCCGAGCTGCTCGAGGTGGCCGCCGCGGAGACCGGCAAGACCCTGGACCAGGGTGACCCGGAGGTCTCCGAGGCCGTGGACTTCGCGCGGTACTACGGGCGGCTGGCCCGCGGCCTCGACGAGGTGCCCGGCGCCCGGTTCGAGCCCTCGCGGCTCGTGGTGGTCATCCCGCCGTGGAACTTCCCCGTGGCCATCCCCACCGGCGGCGTGCTCGCCGGGCTCGCCGCCGGGGCGCCCGTGGTGTTCAAGCCCGCCGCGCCCTCGGCGCGCACGGGTGCCGTGGTGCACCGCGCCGTCGTGGAGGGCCTCCGCTCCGGGCTGACGGGCCTGGGGTGGGACGCCCGGGAGGCCGCGGACGTGGCCGGGTCCCTCGTGCGGTTCGTGACGATCGACCGGCAGGACGAGGCGACCCTCGGCCGCGAGCTCATCTCCCACCCGGACGTCGAGCGGGTCATCCTCACCGGCAGCTACGAGACCGCCCGCCGGTTCCGGTCCTTCCGGCCGGACCTGCCGCTGCTGGCGGAGACCTCGGGGAAGAACGCGATCATCGTGACCCCCTCGGCGGACCTGGACCTGGCCGCGAGGGACGTGGTCCACTCGGCCTTCGGCCACGCGGGGCAGAAGTGCTCGGCCTCCTCGCTCGTGGTCCTGGTGGGATCCGTGGCCACCTCGAGGCGCTTCCACCGCCAGCTGCTGGACGCCGCGGCGTCGCTGACCGTCGGCTACCCGGAGGACCCGCGATCGCAGGTGGGGCCGGTCATCCAGGTGCCGGGGGAGAAGCTCGAGCGCGGGCTGACGCAGCTCGGCCCGGGGGAGCACTGGGCCCTGCAGCCGCAGCCGCTGGACGAGACGGGCCGGCTGTGGAGTCCGGGCATCCGGGCCGGCGTGCGGCCCGGCTCCGACGCCCACCTCACCGAGTACTTCGGGCCCGTGCTGGGCGTGATGACCGCCGGCTCGCTCGAGGAGGCCGTGGAGCTGGTCAACGCCGTGGACTACGGGCTGACCAGCGGGCTGCACTCGCTGGAGGACGAGGAGATCGACTACTGGTTGGAGCACGTGCACGCCGGGAACCTCTACGTCAACCGCGGGATCACCGGGGCGATCGTGCGCCGGCAGCCCTTCGGCGGCTGGAAGCGCTCCGCCGTGGGCGCCGGGACGAAGGCCGGCGGACCGCACTACCTGCACGGCCTCGGCACGTGGGTGGACGCCCCGGAGACGTCGGCGGGGGAGCGGGCGGTGTCCTCGGGTGAGCCGGACGCCGCGGCCGTGACCGCGAGCGGGTCACCGAGCGGGACGCCGGCCGGGGCGCCGAGCACGGGCGCCGCCGAGGGCGACCTGCCCGCCCGGCTGCTGGCCGCCGTCGCCGAGGACCTCGACGACCGGGAGCTGGCCTGGCTGGAGCGGGCCGTGGCCCTGGACGCGGCCGCGTGGGAGGAGCGGTTCGGCGTGGCCCGGGACGTCTCCGGGCTGATGGCCGAGCGCAACCTGCTGCGCTACCGGCCGGTGCCCGTGCTCATCCGCTGGGAGTCCGGGCCGCTCGTGCACCTGCTGCGGGTGCTCGCCGCGGGCCTGCGGGCCGGGGGGCCGGTGACGCTGAGCACCCCGGAGCCGCTGGCCGCCGAGGCGCTCGACGTCCTGGTCGAGGAGGGTGCCCCCGTGGACGTCCAGGTCGAGTCCGCGGCCGCCTTCCACTCGCGGGCGCGGCAGCTCGCCGACGTCCCGCCGTCCGCTGAGGGCGGCGGCGATCCCCGGGTCCGCCTGGTGCTGGACTGGGGCGGGGCGGGTGCCGGCGCCGGACGGGCCGGCGGGGCCGAGGAGGCCGACGAGCTGGCCTCGGGTGCGGCGCGCGCCGCC